Below is a window of uncultured Sphaerochaeta sp. DNA.
CTACGGAAGAGCTCTTTACCTACTCAAAAAAACGTGAGGTTGCCCCTACCCTTGCCGAAGCACTGAACAATATTGAGACCAATGAGTATACGGCTTGTATCATCGCAAGCCATGCCTTTGGACCAGGAACCACTAAACTACTCCTCGGCAGAAACATTGCCTATCTTGGGGTACTGGGCTCCAGACACAAGGCAAAGAAGCTGCTTGCTTCCCTCACCCTTGACCAGAATGATCTGAAGCGATTGCACTGTCCTATTGGACTGGATATCGGCACTGAAACCCCTCAGGAGATTGCACTCTCCGTACTGAGTGAGGTAATGAAGGTTTTCAACAACCGGAGTGGGCAGAGCCTCAAGCACAAGGCAAACAAGATGATCGTGGTCCGAGGTGGAGGCGACCTGGCTACAGGAGTCATTCTGCGGCTCTTCAGAGCAGGATACTATGTAGTGGTACTGGAGACTGAACAGCCTACGGTTATCAGGAGAACTGTCAGCATCGCACAGGCAATGTACAGCAATACCGACACCATAGAGGGAGTGATAGCATCCCGCTGCAATGACCTGAAGGATGCCTATGCAAAGATGGATGCAGGCATCATACCCGTCCTGGCAGACCCGGAGGGTGAACAGATCAAGAGAATAAAACCCGTCTGTGTGGTGGATGCCATCATGGCCAAGAAGAATATCGGTACCACCATCACCGATGCTCCACTGGTTATCGCCCTTGGGCCCGGGTTTGTGGCAAAACAGGATTGTGATCTGGTCATCGAGACCATGAGGGGACATAGTCTTGCAAGAATCCTGAGTGAAGGTTCAGCAATGCCCAATACTGGAATCCCAGGGGTCATCGGAGGGTATGGGAAAGAACGGGTGCTCCACAGCCCTGCAGAGGGAGTCTTCTCCAGTGACCATCAGATCGGCGATCTGGTTAAGCAAGGTGAGGTAATTGCCAAGGTTGGTGAGGTGGATGTCATTGCAACCATCGATGGGAAGCTCAGGGGCTTGCTGAACAATGGACTGAAGGTTCCGGAGCACTTCAAGATTGCTGATATCGACCCACGTGGCGAGTATGCTGACCATACCACGGTAAGCGAAAAAGCCATGGCAATCGGAGGTGCTGTTCTGGAGGCGGTAGACGGATTCCTCAGCAGAGCATAAGACGGTACAAGAGGGACCACACCCGGCTCTGAATAGCGTAAGGTGTGGTAATCTTTCCATTATTCTTTGCTATCTTCAATGGATATTTTGCCTTCAATCCGTTAGTATGGAGTAAATACACTGTCCTTGCCAGGAGGAACCATGGATAGGAAACACTACTACTCACAACTACTCAGCGCATTGAAACATGATATCGTAGAGCGAAGGACTATCCTGCAGGGTCCCTGCACAGGGGATGAGGTGATCCTGCAGAACAAGCAGGTCATCGCCAGCTTAGAGAGAGGAGAGCATGACTGGGATGATTCCAGTCTTCTCAGGGAGCGTCTCTCCAGCGATGTACATCTGGTCATCTTTGGCGGTGGTCATATTGCCCTCGATCTCTACCATCTTGCGATCGATCTTGCCTTACGGGTCACAATTGTCGATGATCGCCCAGAATTCTGCAATCAAGAACGATTTCCCCAGGCTACCTGTCTCTGTGCCCCGTTTGAAGAGGTTCTGGAAAGGCCTCAATCGTGGATCAGGCCGTACTTCATCATCACCACCAGAGGGCATGCCTTTGACAGGCTCTGCCTGGAGAAAACACTTCACCTTCCCCACTCCTACATCGGCATGATCGGCAGCAAGAAGAAGGTTGCAAACACCTTTGATGCACTACGCGATGCAAATTACAGTGAAGCAGAACTTGCTTCTGTGAAAGCCCCCATCGGACTGGATATCGGTGCAGTGACTTCCTCGGAGATTGCCCTCTCCATTCTTGCGCAGGTCATCAGTGAATACCGCAAGAAGGAACAAGCGGTCAGGCTGGACGAACAATTGCTTGCCCGCCAGGCCACCGGGGAGCACCATATTCTCGTCCGCGTAGTGGAAAAGCATGGATCGGCTCCGTGTGAAGTCGGTTTCCAGCTAGCCCTGTTTGCTGACAGGTCCCTGATGGGGACGGTTGGCGGTGGGGAGATTGAGGCAAGGGCGATCAAAGAGGCACAGAAGATGCTCCTGGATGTGCAAATGCAAGACCATACGGTACGCTACGATTTGAGTAATGAACGTGCCGGCAGTATTGGGATGATCTGCGGAGGTGTGGCAACCCTGCTGTTTCAGCGCAGGTGATACCCTTCACCTACCATCTCATAGGCAAATAACTGCGAGGCTTGTTCCTCATCATAGGCAAAGTCCCAGCACCCCATCCTATGGAAGGTGGTGCCACCAAACCCTTTCTTGAAGGTATAGAGGCCTCTCATCGGGTGGTCCATTCCTCCCGTTGGGGAGACCCCGAAGAGGTCGTATTCTGTGCATCCCCATCTCTTTGCCAGCTGAATTGCATGCCACTGCAAGGCATAGGTACTCATGGAGTTCCTCATCTTGGAAGAAGAGGCTCCGTAGAGATAGGTTGCCCGGCGCGCTGAACGACTGAGGAACATGGCACTGAGCGGCTGCCCATCAAAGAAAGCCATCAGAAGTACAATTTCTGCTCCCTCATCTTCAGCGCTGTACAGTGCATCAAAATATGAGCGGTCGTGCAAGGTTATCCGGTTTCGTTCACATGTCTCCTCATACAACGAGTAGAAGATATCCAAATGGTCTCTCCCAACCTGGCGGACTTCTACTCCCTTTCGTTGTGCAAGACGAATATTGTAACGGGTTTTATGATGCATGCGAGAGAGAATTTGCTCCTCGCTCCCCAGCAGATTCACAAACATGGTATCACTGGGAAGCTGGTTCGAGACTGCCTTTCTTAATTGCTTGGCATTTGTTCCCCAATTGAGCCGAAGATTCTGCAGGGAGAGGGATACATCATCATCATCCCAGATCGATTGCCAGGGAAGGTCATAGCGAAGCAGAAGACAATGGGTAGGAAGTTTTTCTCGTAAATTCATCGAAAGCTCTTCCAGGAAGGGACCCATCCTCTCCTCATCAGGGTTCAATACCGGTCCATAGGGTACATAACCAATGCTCTGGTACCTACTAACCGGTATCAACTGGACAAGGATGTCATCCAGGATATAGGAGGAGCCTGGTTTCCCATTAAGTTCAGAAAGCGGTGTTTTTATGTCAAATGCTTTGGTGTGGTATCCTTGGCTCTCTTTCACTTGAGACCAGAAATACGATTGATGTAGCAGAGGGGTATCATAGAGACCAGCAGGATCTTTTTCCTGCACCGTGAGATTCATTGCAAACTCCCTTCTTAAATATTCAAAGAAAACCATACCACAGAAAGAAAAAAGGGGGAAGGTAGGTAAAATATGAGGAAAGTATGAATACCGTACGCTTCTCTTGTCTTGCTTGAACCAACGTTGGTAGAATTAAGTGAGGAAAATTATGCAATACAAAAGCATTCGTGCACGTTTGGCGTTGACCACCTTTCTGGTTCTCATCTGCTCGCTTCTTGGCAGCATGTGGATTGCAAACCGCTCGTTCGCCACTACCATCAGGGAGACCACCTATGCAGAGCTCTCTGCAAAAGCAGACTACCTGGCGACTCTGGTCAAGGACACATCTGAACCTTGGTTGCTGGAACATTTTGACTCATATGCAGCTTCCACTGCGACCAGGATCACCATCATCAACAGAGAGGGAGTGGTTCTTTTTGACTCCGACTATGCTGCAGAGGCGTTGAACAATCACCTCTATCGCGAGGAAGTACAAGCAGCATTGAAAAATGGGAGTGCTTCCAGTGAAAGGCGGAGTAGCACACAGAACCTCCCCGTCCTCTATTGGGCAGTAGCATTGGAAGACCATCCCACCATCGCCATACTGAGAGTCTCCAAGACCCTCAGCCAACTCGCGGGGTACCAGACGACATACCAAAGCCTCTTCTTCAGAGGCATTGGCGTTCTAGTGCTCTTTTTCTTGCTCCTTACCTTCTTTGTCATCACCATGATCACCCGCCCACTTGACCGATTGAAAGGCTTGGCGCGCAAATATGCAACAGGAGACCTTCAAGCAAGACTTCACCTCTCCTCCCCACAGGAACTCGCTGAACTCGCCCATACCATGGAAGAGATGGCCCAAGAGATCCAGGAGAAGATCTCACAGGTCGAGTTCGGGAAAAATCAAGTGGAAGCAATTCTCAACAGCCTCAGCGAAGGGATTCTTCTCCTTGACCGAAACCTGAACATCAAGGTAGCAAACAGGGAGGCCCACCTGCTCTTCACTGACCAGAGGGAATCGGTCCTTGACAAGAATCTTTCCCAGCTTATCAGTTCCAACGAAGTTCGTACTCTCTGTAATGCCACACTGCGTGATGGAGAGGAGAGGGAACTCACCATCGAGCAGTATGGACACCTTTTTGGGCAGACTGCAAGAATTGCAGGAAAACAACAGGTACGGGAGCTGAGGATGCTTACCTGTGCTGTCCGATCATCTGAAGGTTTTATCAACTCAGTGGTTCTCTCCATAAATGACATGACAGAGTTGAAACGCCTTGAGCAAATTCGCAAGGATTTTGTGGCCAATGTAAGCCATGAACTCAAGACCCCCATTACCTCAATTGCTGGATTTGCCGAAGCACTGACAGAGACGCAAAATCCAGAGGAAATCACCCACTTCACGAAGATCATCAGTAGACAAGCAAACCGAATGAGACAGCTAGTTGAGGATTTGTTGTTGCTCAGTAGCCTGGAGCAAGAACAGAATAAGGCTTCCATGAGCTGGACCACCCTGGAGCAAATCGTAGGGGAAACGGAAGAAGCTTGTTCCTATCGCTTTGAGGAACGTGGCAGCAGCCTGCTCATCGCCTCGGACAATCCAGATAATCTCCTGCTCTATGTCAATGAAAATCTGATTGCCCAGGCTTTGACAAACTTGGTGATCAATGCATTGAACTACTCTGAAGCAGGATCGAAGGTTCATCTCTCGGCAACAGTTGGTGAGCAGCAGATTATCTTCAGCGTCAAGGACCATGGTATCGGTATACCCAAGGATGTCCAGGACAGGATTTTCGAGCGCTTCTACCGGGTTGATGCAGCAAGAAGCAGGAGCCAGGGAGGGACCGGTCTAGGTCTGTCCATTGTCAAACATATCGTGAATGTCCATGGGGGAAAACTCTCGCTTGAAAGTGAGCTGACAAAAGGAAGCACCTTTACCATCATACTGCCGAGGATGGGTGGAAACCTGAAAGACCTGCAAAAACGAAGCGAAGAGCTCTACAAAAAACACTAAAGAACATCCCCCCCTTTCGGGGAGGATGCTGCATAA
It encodes the following:
- a CDS encoding XdhC/CoxI family protein, with amino-acid sequence MDRKHYYSQLLSALKHDIVERRTILQGPCTGDEVILQNKQVIASLERGEHDWDDSSLLRERLSSDVHLVIFGGGHIALDLYHLAIDLALRVTIVDDRPEFCNQERFPQATCLCAPFEEVLERPQSWIRPYFIITTRGHAFDRLCLEKTLHLPHSYIGMIGSKKKVANTFDALRDANYSEAELASVKAPIGLDIGAVTSSEIALSILAQVISEYRKKEQAVRLDEQLLARQATGEHHILVRVVEKHGSAPCEVGFQLALFADRSLMGTVGGGEIEARAIKEAQKMLLDVQMQDHTVRYDLSNERAGSIGMICGGVATLLFQRR
- the yqeB gene encoding selenium-dependent molybdenum cofactor biosynthesis protein YqeB codes for the protein MKHTVFEAAAYLSEHKEDFVYATIIRTEGSTSRNQGSMVIDTKGRITGTVGGGELEAYVLSQSLNLISNDESYRHIHFTVQMDDEVSVGVVYLFLLRCTSDVERKAFIDFRRWESYELDHVFGLQLQPTVALLGLCEGGATIGDVHPTFLSHAQEALNKKSTTLIDTGSWTCHLSLPVNYHNLLLIGGGHVNQAIAELAHFVGIPTQVVETREDFATEELFTYSKKREVAPTLAEALNNIETNEYTACIIASHAFGPGTTKLLLGRNIAYLGVLGSRHKAKKLLASLTLDQNDLKRLHCPIGLDIGTETPQEIALSVLSEVMKVFNNRSGQSLKHKANKMIVVRGGGDLATGVILRLFRAGYYVVVLETEQPTVIRRTVSIAQAMYSNTDTIEGVIASRCNDLKDAYAKMDAGIIPVLADPEGEQIKRIKPVCVVDAIMAKKNIGTTITDAPLVIALGPGFVAKQDCDLVIETMRGHSLARILSEGSAMPNTGIPGVIGGYGKERVLHSPAEGVFSSDHQIGDLVKQGEVIAKVGEVDVIATIDGKLRGLLNNGLKVPEHFKIADIDPRGEYADHTTVSEKAMAIGGAVLEAVDGFLSRA
- a CDS encoding ATP-binding protein; the protein is MQYKSIRARLALTTFLVLICSLLGSMWIANRSFATTIRETTYAELSAKADYLATLVKDTSEPWLLEHFDSYAASTATRITIINREGVVLFDSDYAAEALNNHLYREEVQAALKNGSASSERRSSTQNLPVLYWAVALEDHPTIAILRVSKTLSQLAGYQTTYQSLFFRGIGVLVLFFLLLTFFVITMITRPLDRLKGLARKYATGDLQARLHLSSPQELAELAHTMEEMAQEIQEKISQVEFGKNQVEAILNSLSEGILLLDRNLNIKVANREAHLLFTDQRESVLDKNLSQLISSNEVRTLCNATLRDGEERELTIEQYGHLFGQTARIAGKQQVRELRMLTCAVRSSEGFINSVVLSINDMTELKRLEQIRKDFVANVSHELKTPITSIAGFAEALTETQNPEEITHFTKIISRQANRMRQLVEDLLLLSSLEQEQNKASMSWTTLEQIVGETEEACSYRFEERGSSLLIASDNPDNLLLYVNENLIAQALTNLVINALNYSEAGSKVHLSATVGEQQIIFSVKDHGIGIPKDVQDRIFERFYRVDAARSRSQGGTGLGLSIVKHIVNVHGGKLSLESELTKGSTFTIILPRMGGNLKDLQKRSEELYKKH
- a CDS encoding peptidoglycan bridge formation glycyltransferase FemA/FemB family protein; translated protein: MNLTVQEKDPAGLYDTPLLHQSYFWSQVKESQGYHTKAFDIKTPLSELNGKPGSSYILDDILVQLIPVSRYQSIGYVPYGPVLNPDEERMGPFLEELSMNLREKLPTHCLLLRYDLPWQSIWDDDDVSLSLQNLRLNWGTNAKQLRKAVSNQLPSDTMFVNLLGSEEQILSRMHHKTRYNIRLAQRKGVEVRQVGRDHLDIFYSLYEETCERNRITLHDRSYFDALYSAEDEGAEIVLLMAFFDGQPLSAMFLSRSARRATYLYGASSSKMRNSMSTYALQWHAIQLAKRWGCTEYDLFGVSPTGGMDHPMRGLYTFKKGFGGTTFHRMGCWDFAYDEEQASQLFAYEMVGEGYHLR